From the genome of Flavobacterium luteolum, one region includes:
- a CDS encoding DUF1203 domain-containing protein: protein MEANFKIKSLNHTEFSGYFKLTDLELEKIGAIRMTVDKSPGFPCRISLEDAQIDEEVILLPYKHHQTASPYQASGPIFIRKKATTRTFETNQIPLMFNHRLLSLRSYDKNGIMKEASVVEGNTLKESIIKTFENEKIDYIHIHNARPGCYNCLVERV from the coding sequence ATGGAAGCAAATTTTAAAATCAAGTCTTTAAATCATACAGAATTTTCAGGCTACTTCAAATTAACAGATCTAGAACTAGAAAAAATCGGCGCAATCAGAATGACAGTCGATAAATCCCCAGGTTTTCCTTGCAGAATTAGCTTAGAAGATGCTCAAATAGACGAAGAAGTCATTCTATTGCCATACAAACATCATCAAACAGCCTCACCTTATCAAGCAAGCGGACCAATTTTTATACGAAAGAAAGCCACTACACGTACATTCGAAACAAACCAGATTCCGCTTATGTTTAATCATAGATTACTTTCGCTGCGTAGTTATGATAAAAATGGCATAATGAAAGAAGCGTCTGTAGTTGAAGGAAATACTCTCAAGGAAAGCATTATTAAAACTTTTGAAAACGAAAAAATAGATTACATCCATATTCACAATGCAAGACCTGGCTGCTATAATTGTTTAGTAGAAAGAGTATAA
- a CDS encoding RDD family protein has product MKEKYPFLLERIQSILIDSVLIIACMIIFSDVLSNFKDVPDWLRAVLLIALFMYEPIATTFGGTIGNNIKSIRIRKKSDETKSINILQAIIRYSFKLLLGWLSFISIFSSSKKRAIHDIISGTVVIKI; this is encoded by the coding sequence ATGAAAGAAAAATACCCTTTTTTATTAGAAAGAATACAATCTATTTTAATTGATTCAGTATTAATAATCGCTTGCATGATCATTTTTTCGGATGTTTTATCTAATTTTAAAGATGTTCCTGATTGGCTAAGAGCTGTTTTATTGATAGCTTTATTTATGTATGAACCTATTGCAACAACTTTTGGAGGAACAATTGGAAACAATATTAAAAGCATTAGAATTAGAAAAAAATCAGACGAAACAAAATCAATAAATATTTTACAGGCAATAATTCGATATTCATTCAAATTATTATTAGGATGGCTTTCTTTTATATCTATTTTTTCGAGTTCAAAGAAAAGAGCAATTCATGACATTATCAGCGGAACTGTAGTGATAAAAATCTAA
- a CDS encoding SRPBCC family protein: protein MTSEILSTTPDSEIVTIRILNFPQELIFKAWSHPEHLKNWWGPEGFTNTFHEFDFREGGTWKFTMHGPERGNFENECEFIKIDKPNLIAWKRHSKPLFQILTTFETVAENQTKVVFKMLFETEAECQKLKQYVVDKNEENFDKLEVELDKMTL from the coding sequence ATGACTTCAGAGATTCTTTCGACAACCCCAGATTCAGAAATTGTTACCATACGTATTTTGAATTTCCCTCAAGAACTTATTTTTAAAGCCTGGAGTCATCCAGAACACTTAAAAAATTGGTGGGGCCCAGAAGGTTTTACCAATACATTTCATGAATTTGATTTTCGCGAAGGCGGAACATGGAAATTTACCATGCATGGCCCAGAAAGAGGAAATTTTGAAAACGAATGCGAATTCATAAAAATTGACAAACCTAATCTTATTGCATGGAAACGTCATTCGAAACCGCTTTTTCAAATTCTAACAACTTTTGAAACTGTTGCTGAAAACCAGACTAAAGTAGTTTTCAAAATGCTTTTTGAAACCGAAGCAGAATGCCAGAAGCTTAAACAATATGTAGTTGACAAAAACGAAGAGAATTTTGATAAGCTGGAAGTTGAATTGGATAAAATGACATTATAA
- a CDS encoding ThuA domain-containing protein, with protein MTIFNQNHQTYLKKSLLLILFLVSFFGFSQNKKENTKFKVIAFYTAKNDQAHISFVHEANKYFPKLAEENHFQYDSTSNWDNLNAKFLSKYQIVLFLDTRPEKKERREAFQKYMENGGGFIGFHFSAFALNNSSYNQDWNWYHNTFLGSGEYGSNTWKPTSAVLRVENQHPVTKNLPKTFSSAPNEWYRWSNDLTKNPDIEILLAIDESSFPLGTGPKAHEIWHSGYYPVVWTNKKYKMLYVNMGHNDIDYEGGTNKTLSYTFENKTQSQLILNALLWLGNSKKK; from the coding sequence ATGACTATTTTTAACCAAAACCACCAAACCTATTTAAAAAAAAGCCTTTTATTAATTCTTTTCCTTGTTTCATTTTTTGGCTTTTCGCAAAACAAAAAAGAAAATACTAAATTTAAAGTCATTGCTTTTTATACCGCAAAAAACGATCAGGCACATATCAGTTTTGTACATGAAGCCAATAAATACTTTCCAAAGCTAGCAGAAGAGAATCATTTTCAATATGATTCAACTAGCAATTGGGATAATCTAAATGCGAAGTTCTTGTCTAAATATCAAATTGTTTTGTTTTTAGACACAAGACCTGAGAAAAAGGAACGGCGTGAAGCTTTTCAAAAATATATGGAAAATGGCGGCGGTTTCATCGGATTTCACTTTTCGGCATTTGCTTTAAATAATTCGAGCTATAATCAAGATTGGAACTGGTATCATAATACTTTTTTAGGTTCTGGAGAATATGGAAGCAATACTTGGAAACCTACTTCTGCAGTTTTAAGAGTAGAAAATCAGCATCCTGTGACTAAAAATCTGCCTAAAACCTTCTCTTCGGCTCCAAACGAATGGTATAGATGGTCGAATGATTTGACTAAAAATCCTGATATTGAAATTTTATTAGCAATAGACGAATCAAGTTTCCCTTTAGGAACTGGTCCAAAAGCACATGAAATCTGGCACAGCGGTTATTATCCTGTTGTTTGGACCAATAAAAAATACAAAATGCTGTATGTAAATATGGGGCATAATGATATTGATTATGAAGGAGGAACAAACAAGACTTTATCCTATACTTTTGAAAACAAAACACAAAGTCAATTAATCCTTAATGCCTTGCTTTGGCTTGGCAATTCAAAGAAAAAATAA
- a CDS encoding DUF1398 domain-containing protein, which translates to MFTIEQIKEAHSKVKTGADFPNYIQDLIILGVKGYDTFVHDGSVVYYGLNNYTAAAEEKYPEIKVADFPNKELFIENLVKHQHGETDYMTFCKHCAQAGIAKWRVDIVEMTCTYFDKSENEILIEKIPV; encoded by the coding sequence ATGTTTACAATAGAACAAATAAAAGAAGCCCATTCAAAAGTAAAAACGGGCGCAGATTTCCCAAATTATATTCAAGATTTAATAATTCTGGGTGTGAAAGGATATGACACTTTTGTACATGACGGAAGCGTTGTTTATTACGGATTAAACAATTACACAGCAGCTGCAGAAGAAAAATATCCTGAAATAAAAGTAGCCGATTTTCCTAACAAAGAACTTTTTATAGAAAACTTGGTAAAACATCAGCACGGCGAAACCGATTATATGACTTTCTGTAAGCACTGTGCACAAGCAGGAATTGCAAAATGGAGAGTTGATATAGTGGAAATGACTTGCACATATTTTGACAAATCTGAGAATGAAATTTTAATCGAAAAAATTCCAGTATAA
- a CDS encoding sulfurtransferase — MSTTLSPIITAQELIANSKIILVDARAGSNTFENYQKEHLKGARFVDLNRDLAAIPENPANGGRHPLPSPEDFSKVLSSLGISPSDHVAVYDDKNGSNFAARFWWMMRAIGHEKIQVLNGGYQAAIQAGFPTISGIETFEKTIYPSQEWKLLLADIEQVEKARKNDQNIVIDVRDKNRFDGLVEPLDLVAGHIPGAINIPLTENLDENGFFKPADELAEKYKAILKDKKPENTIVHCGSGVTACHTLLAMDYAGLPIPKLYTGSWSEWSRNDREMATQKTE, encoded by the coding sequence ATGTCAACTACTCTTTCCCCTATCATTACGGCTCAAGAATTAATTGCTAATTCTAAAATCATTTTAGTTGATGCTCGAGCTGGCTCAAATACTTTTGAAAATTATCAAAAAGAACATTTGAAAGGCGCTCGTTTTGTAGATTTAAATCGTGATCTGGCTGCGATTCCAGAAAATCCAGCAAATGGAGGAAGACATCCTTTGCCATCTCCAGAAGATTTTTCTAAAGTACTTTCTTCATTAGGAATTTCACCGTCCGATCATGTTGCTGTTTATGATGATAAAAACGGTTCTAATTTCGCTGCTCGTTTCTGGTGGATGATGCGCGCCATTGGACATGAAAAAATTCAGGTTTTAAATGGCGGTTATCAAGCAGCAATTCAAGCAGGTTTTCCTACCATTTCTGGAATTGAGACTTTTGAAAAAACAATTTATCCTTCTCAAGAATGGAAATTGCTTTTAGCCGATATTGAACAAGTCGAAAAAGCCCGTAAAAACGATCAAAATATTGTAATCGATGTTCGTGATAAAAATAGATTTGATGGCTTGGTAGAACCACTGGATTTAGTTGCAGGACATATTCCTGGAGCTATTAATATTCCACTAACAGAAAATCTTGATGAAAACGGATTCTTTAAACCGGCAGATGAATTGGCTGAAAAGTACAAAGCCATTTTAAAAGATAAAAAACCAGAAAATACAATCGTACATTGCGGTTCTGGCGTTACGGCCTGCCATACTTTATTGGCGATGGATTACGCTGGACTTCCAATTCCTAAATTATATACTGGTTCTTGGAGTGAATGGTCAAGAAACGACCGCGAAATGGCAACACAAAAAACAGAATAA
- the corA gene encoding magnesium/cobalt transporter CorA gives MRKIKYKKGRKLQHITLEYTGSHKEHETEMQLFVYDDADVIEYDKFTVLALNSCFDYTKNNWLNIHGLNDIDLIKTIGAHFKLDDFLLADILNTTKRTKLEEQQNVLFFNIKSLLPSEYSDNLSVEQISFILKDGLLISFQEKRSDFFTHIRERLRTHAGIVRTKKVDYLLYLLLDAIMENFYITIEDEEDKIEELINQAKKGAHPVILEKIENHRDNFNFLKRSIVPLRDSLYYLKTIKDDDESNGLIQKETFNFFIRLHQKSLELLEQIESDMSALESASNFYFSEQSRKMNEIMKTLTIISAIFIPLTFIVGVYGMNFENMPELKTQNGYFVVMGIMFLLVIALIIYFKKRRWF, from the coding sequence ATGAGAAAGATCAAATACAAGAAAGGACGCAAGCTGCAACACATTACTTTAGAGTATACAGGCTCACATAAAGAGCATGAGACCGAAATGCAGCTTTTTGTATACGATGATGCCGATGTTATTGAATACGATAAGTTTACCGTCTTGGCTCTAAATTCTTGTTTTGATTATACTAAAAACAATTGGTTAAATATTCATGGCTTAAATGACATTGATCTTATTAAAACGATTGGTGCTCATTTTAAACTTGATGATTTTCTTTTAGCCGATATATTAAATACGACTAAAAGGACTAAGTTAGAAGAACAGCAAAACGTTTTATTCTTCAACATAAAATCACTTTTACCTTCTGAGTATTCAGACAATCTTAGTGTTGAACAAATCAGTTTTATTTTGAAAGATGGACTTCTAATCTCTTTTCAGGAAAAACGAAGCGATTTTTTTACGCATATCAGAGAGCGTCTTCGCACACACGCAGGAATTGTTAGAACTAAAAAAGTAGATTATCTCCTTTATTTATTGCTTGATGCTATAATGGAAAACTTCTACATTACTATTGAAGATGAAGAAGATAAAATTGAAGAATTAATTAATCAGGCTAAAAAAGGAGCACATCCTGTTATTCTTGAAAAAATTGAAAACCATCGGGATAATTTTAATTTTTTAAAACGTTCCATTGTGCCGCTTAGAGATTCCTTATATTATCTAAAAACAATTAAAGATGATGATGAATCAAACGGTTTAATCCAGAAAGAAACATTTAATTTCTTTATCAGGCTTCATCAAAAAAGTCTGGAACTTTTAGAACAAATAGAATCGGATATGAGCGCATTAGAAAGTGCCTCAAACTTTTATTTCTCGGAACAAAGCCGAAAAATGAATGAAATCATGAAAACGCTGACTATCATTTCGGCGATATTTATTCCGCTTACTTTTATTGTTGGAGTATACGGAATGAACTTTGAAAACATGCCAGAACTTAAAACCCAGAACGGCTATTTTGTGGTCATGGGTATTATGTTTCTGCTGGTAATAGCCCTAATTATCTATTTCAAAAAAAGACGCTGGTTTTAA
- a CDS encoding Na+/H+ antiporter, which produces MENYTIIIFILAIVIGISAFADKAKLPYPILLVIVGVAIGFIPTINEIEINPEIIFLIFLPPLLYDASFNISPKHFKTNIGTISSLAIPLVFFTTFWIAVVSHYMIPGMTWPLSFVLGAVLSATDAVAAINITKGLGIPQKTLTILEGESLINDASALVAYHFAVAAVMGATFVIWKAAFQFVFLLGGGFLVGAVMGKVLGIILRTVRNNTNVVVSFMLLMPFVTYLVAEHLHVSGVIAVVFLGLAMARLSSKVFPEHLKNSSKSLWDVIIFLLNGLIFILIGLNFRYVLEDIENDMILPYIGYAVIITIVALLTRMVRIFLQKINLQKAFRNNDKKKRKVSENALLDFGNSLIISWSGMRGIVSLAIAIGLPKFLEDGTPFPLRNAIIFISIAVVLLTLIGQGLTLPWIVKKINEIEEKRKLKN; this is translated from the coding sequence ATGGAAAACTACACCATAATCATTTTCATATTAGCCATTGTTATCGGTATTTCTGCTTTTGCCGATAAAGCCAAACTTCCCTATCCGATTCTGCTTGTAATTGTTGGCGTTGCCATCGGATTTATTCCAACGATCAATGAAATCGAAATCAATCCTGAAATCATTTTCCTTATTTTTCTTCCTCCGCTCTTGTATGATGCTTCTTTTAACATTTCGCCTAAACACTTCAAAACTAATATAGGTACAATTAGTTCACTAGCAATACCATTAGTTTTTTTCACTACTTTTTGGATTGCAGTCGTTTCTCATTATATGATTCCCGGCATGACATGGCCTTTATCATTTGTGCTTGGAGCTGTACTATCAGCTACCGATGCTGTCGCTGCCATAAACATTACAAAAGGACTTGGAATACCTCAAAAAACTTTAACTATACTTGAAGGCGAAAGCTTAATAAACGATGCCTCTGCTTTGGTTGCCTATCATTTTGCAGTTGCTGCCGTTATGGGTGCTACTTTTGTAATCTGGAAAGCCGCTTTTCAATTTGTTTTTTTATTGGGAGGAGGTTTTTTGGTTGGTGCGGTAATGGGGAAAGTATTAGGAATTATACTAAGGACGGTTAGAAACAATACTAATGTCGTTGTGAGTTTTATGCTTTTAATGCCTTTTGTCACCTACCTTGTTGCCGAGCATTTACACGTTTCTGGAGTTATAGCAGTTGTTTTCTTAGGTTTGGCAATGGCGCGTTTAAGCAGCAAAGTTTTTCCAGAGCACTTAAAAAACAGCTCTAAAAGTCTTTGGGACGTTATTATCTTTTTACTCAACGGATTAATTTTTATCTTAATCGGACTAAATTTCAGATACGTTTTAGAAGATATAGAAAATGACATGATTTTGCCTTATATTGGATATGCAGTGATAATAACAATTGTAGCATTGCTAACGAGAATGGTCAGAATATTTCTTCAAAAAATAAACCTTCAGAAAGCTTTTAGAAATAATGACAAGAAAAAGCGAAAAGTAAGCGAAAATGCTCTTCTCGACTTCGGAAACAGCTTAATTATAAGCTGGTCTGGAATGCGCGGTATTGTTTCGCTGGCCATTGCAATTGGATTGCCAAAATTTTTAGAAGACGGAACGCCATTTCCGCTTAGAAATGCTATTATTTTCATTTCTATTGCAGTTGTACTTCTTACTTTAATTGGCCAAGGATTAACACTCCCATGGATTGTCAAAAAAATAAACGAGATAGAAGAAAAAAGAAAGCTTAAAAATTAA
- a CDS encoding alpha/beta fold hydrolase, with the protein MKILRLLFVLIPFLSFAQQGNIKALDINLSNYEYPFPVHFIELSSQRQYLKMSYMDIIPENYNQKNIVLLHGKNFNGAYWETTIKALTKEGYRVIVPDQIGFGKSTKPDHFQYTFQQLAENTKKLLDHLGISKTTVLGHSMGGMLATRFALMYPETTEKLVLENPIGLEDWKLVVPYKPVDWWYESELKQNYEGIKQYQMANYYDGKWNADYQKWAELGAGWTTAPDYDLVAWNSALLYDMIFTQPVLYEFKNIKCPTLLIIGTRDKTALGKPLVSEEVRKTMGNYAELGKRTQKEIPNSKLVEIPNTGHLPHIESFDSFIKALIVFLK; encoded by the coding sequence ATGAAAATCCTAAGACTATTATTTGTACTTATTCCCTTCTTAAGTTTTGCCCAACAAGGAAATATAAAAGCATTAGATATTAATTTAAGTAATTACGAATATCCATTTCCTGTTCATTTTATTGAGCTGAGCAGTCAGCGACAGTATCTAAAAATGAGTTATATGGATATTATTCCCGAAAACTATAACCAGAAAAATATCGTTTTACTGCACGGAAAAAACTTCAATGGCGCTTATTGGGAAACTACAATTAAAGCACTAACAAAAGAAGGTTATCGCGTAATTGTTCCAGACCAAATTGGTTTTGGAAAATCGACAAAACCAGATCATTTTCAATACACTTTTCAGCAGCTGGCAGAAAACACCAAAAAACTTTTAGATCATTTAGGAATTAGCAAGACGACTGTATTAGGACATTCTATGGGCGGAATGCTGGCAACGCGCTTTGCTTTGATGTATCCCGAAACTACAGAAAAACTGGTTCTAGAAAATCCGATTGGTCTAGAAGACTGGAAATTGGTTGTTCCGTACAAACCTGTTGATTGGTGGTACGAATCGGAATTGAAACAGAATTACGAAGGCATTAAGCAATACCAAATGGCAAATTATTATGACGGAAAATGGAATGCCGATTATCAAAAATGGGCTGAACTTGGCGCAGGCTGGACCACAGCACCAGATTATGATCTTGTGGCTTGGAATTCGGCTCTTTTGTACGATATGATTTTTACACAGCCTGTGTTGTATGAATTTAAAAACATTAAATGCCCAACATTATTGATTATCGGAACAAGAGATAAAACGGCTTTAGGCAAACCATTGGTTTCTGAAGAAGTGAGAAAAACAATGGGAAATTATGCCGAGCTGGGTAAAAGAACTCAAAAAGAAATTCCGAACTCAAAATTGGTAGAAATTCCAAATACGGGACATTTGCCACATATCGAATCTTTTGATTCATTTATAAAAGCATTAATCGTATTTTTGAAATAG
- the dnaK gene encoding molecular chaperone DnaK produces the protein MGKIIGIDLGTTNSCVSVMEGNEAVVIPNAEGKRTTPSIIAFVEGGEIKVGDPAKRQAVTNPTKTIASIKRFMGHTFAETTEEAKRVPYSVVKGDNNTPRVDIDGRLYTPQELSAMTLQKMKKTAEDYLGQTVTEAVITVPAYFNDAQRQATKEAGEIAGLKVMRIINEPTAAALAYGLDKKGTDQKIAVYDLGGGTFDISVLELGDGVFEVLSTNGDTHLGGDDFDQVIIDWLADEFKTEEGIDLRLDPMSLQRLKEAAEKAKIELSSSAETEINLPYVTATASGPKHLVKKLTRAKFEQLSDSLVKRSMEPVAKALKDAGLSTSDIDEVILVGGSTRMPRIADEVEKFFGKKASKGVNPDEVVAIGAAIQGGVLSGDVKDVLLLDVTPLSLGIETMGGVLTKLIESNTTIPTKKSQVFSTAADSQPSVEIHVLQGERAMAADNKTIGRFHLDGIPPAPRGVPQIEVTFDIDANGIIKVSATDKGTGKSHDIRIEASSGLTAEEIEKMKKDAEANADADRIAKERAEKLNEADSTIFQTESQLKELGDKLTDDQKTAIEYALTELRMAHQSQDLDAIQKGLDNVNAAWKTATEAMYAQGGEGQQAAPQQEQSSGDNVEDVEFEEVK, from the coding sequence ATGGGTAAAATAATCGGAATTGACTTAGGTACGACGAACTCTTGTGTTTCTGTAATGGAAGGTAACGAAGCAGTTGTTATCCCTAACGCAGAAGGAAAAAGAACTACACCATCTATCATCGCTTTTGTTGAAGGTGGAGAAATTAAAGTAGGTGATCCTGCAAAAAGACAAGCAGTAACTAACCCTACAAAAACGATTGCTTCTATTAAACGTTTTATGGGACACACTTTTGCTGAAACTACAGAAGAAGCAAAAAGAGTTCCTTACAGTGTTGTAAAAGGTGACAACAATACTCCACGTGTGGATATTGATGGACGTTTATACACTCCACAAGAATTGTCTGCAATGACACTTCAAAAAATGAAAAAAACTGCTGAAGACTATTTAGGTCAAACAGTTACTGAAGCAGTTATTACTGTTCCTGCTTACTTTAACGATGCGCAACGTCAAGCTACTAAAGAAGCTGGTGAAATCGCTGGTCTTAAAGTTATGCGTATCATCAACGAGCCAACTGCTGCTGCACTTGCTTACGGATTAGATAAAAAAGGAACTGATCAAAAAATTGCTGTTTACGATTTAGGTGGAGGTACTTTTGATATCTCTGTTCTTGAATTAGGAGACGGTGTATTTGAAGTATTATCTACAAATGGTGATACTCACTTAGGTGGTGATGATTTTGACCAAGTTATTATTGACTGGTTAGCTGACGAATTCAAAACTGAAGAAGGAATTGATTTACGTTTAGATCCAATGTCATTACAGCGTTTGAAAGAAGCTGCTGAGAAAGCTAAGATTGAATTATCATCTTCTGCTGAAACAGAAATCAACTTACCATACGTAACTGCTACTGCTTCTGGACCAAAACACTTAGTGAAAAAATTAACTAGAGCTAAATTTGAGCAATTATCTGATTCTTTAGTAAAACGTTCTATGGAGCCAGTTGCTAAAGCATTAAAAGATGCAGGTTTATCTACATCTGATATCGACGAAGTAATCCTTGTTGGAGGTTCTACTCGTATGCCAAGAATCGCTGACGAAGTTGAAAAATTCTTCGGTAAAAAAGCATCTAAAGGTGTTAACCCTGATGAGGTTGTTGCTATTGGAGCTGCTATTCAAGGTGGAGTTTTATCTGGAGATGTAAAAGATGTATTGTTACTTGACGTAACGCCTCTTTCTTTAGGTATCGAAACTATGGGTGGTGTATTGACTAAATTAATCGAGTCTAACACAACTATCCCAACTAAAAAATCTCAAGTATTCTCTACTGCTGCAGATTCTCAACCATCTGTTGAAATCCACGTATTACAAGGAGAAAGAGCAATGGCTGCTGATAACAAAACTATCGGTCGTTTCCACTTAGACGGTATTCCACCAGCACCAAGAGGAGTTCCTCAAATCGAAGTAACTTTCGATATCGATGCTAATGGTATCATCAAAGTTTCTGCAACTGACAAAGGAACAGGAAAATCTCACGATATCCGTATCGAAGCTTCTTCTGGATTAACAGCTGAAGAAATCGAAAAAATGAAAAAAGATGCTGAAGCTAACGCTGATGCTGACAGAATTGCAAAAGAAAGAGCTGAGAAATTGAACGAAGCTGATAGTACTATCTTCCAAACTGAATCTCAATTGAAAGAGTTAGGAGATAAATTGACAGACGATCAAAAAACAGCTATCGAATATGCTTTAACTGAATTGAGAATGGCTCACCAATCTCAAGATCTTGATGCAATCCAAAAAGGATTAGACAATGTAAATGCAGCTTGGAAAACAGCTACAGAAGCAATGTACGCTCAAGGAGGTGAAGGACAACAAGCTGCTCCACAACAAGAGCAGTCTTCTGGAGATAACGTTGAAGACGTTGAATTCGAAGAAGTAAAATAA
- a CDS encoding acyl-CoA thioesterase: protein MASFVKEISFRWSDLDPNFHVRHSAYYDFGAQHRIEILEELGLTLKVMQTQGFGPVLFREECVFRKELKLSDKIFIHTKTSKMKADASRWSIIHEFRREDDTLCATITVDGAWMDTKLRKLASPTPEIAIQALSIFPKSEDFVGL from the coding sequence ATGGCTTCATTTGTAAAAGAAATATCTTTCCGCTGGTCAGATCTTGACCCTAATTTTCACGTTCGTCATAGTGCTTATTACGATTTTGGTGCACAGCATCGTATCGAAATCTTAGAAGAACTAGGTTTAACTTTAAAAGTAATGCAGACACAAGGTTTTGGACCTGTTTTGTTTAGAGAAGAATGTGTTTTCAGAAAAGAATTAAAACTTTCAGACAAAATATTCATTCATACTAAAACCTCAAAAATGAAAGCTGATGCTTCACGCTGGTCTATCATTCACGAATTTAGAAGAGAAGATGATACACTTTGCGCAACGATTACGGTTGATGGCGCATGGATGGATACCAAACTTAGAAAATTAGCTTCTCCTACTCCAGAAATTGCAATTCAAGCTTTGAGCATTTTCCCGAAAAGCGAAGATTTTGTTGGGCTATAA